The Streptomyces sp. A2-16 sequence TCGGTCATCGCCCGGGCGTACGGCCGGAAGCAGCGGGCGAGGAGCGGCTCGGGGTCGGTGTCCGCGGGCCGCAGCTCCTCCCGCCGCGTGGTCCTCGTGTACACGGCCCCCATGCCCACGGCGAGCATCTCCTCCCGCTCGTCCGGGAACCGCTCGGGGTCGACGACCAGGCGCGAGAGCCGGTTCACGAACAGCCACGGAGCCCGTCGGGCCAGCCGGGCCGCCTCCTCGGCGAGCTCCGCGGTGTGCGCGTCCACGATGTCGTCGAGCTCCCGCTCCAGCGCGGCATCGTCCAGCACGATGCCCGCCCGCACGTCGTCCGGTATCTCCCGGGAGGAGTGCGGCACATGGAGGATCACGGGTGATCCCCCGGCACCGGGCACGAGGTCGAACGAAGGCATACGGCTGCTCCCGGGGCGTTGTCAGTGGCCTGGTGCACCATCTCAGCATGAACATCGGAAACCGGCGGGCGAGCGCGACCGCGTGGCCGACCGGGGCGAGGCCCTGCGGCGCCTGTACGAGCGCATCGACACGGACCGCCCCGCCGATCCGGCCGCGCTGTACGCCCTGACGCAGGCGCCACGGCCTACGGCTTCCCGGACGCGGACACCGAAGGAACTGATCGCCACACGGGACTGGTGAGCCCCCGCACCGCCCCCGGGTGGGAAGGTCTCCAAGGGCCCACACCGTCGCAGCCGTGGGTCTGCGGCCGGGAAAGGATGGCGTGTCCCTCGGCCGGGGCCGGCCCACGCGGCTGGGCCCCGGCGGTCTCCAGAACCCAAACCGACGCGCCGCGCAGCCCGCGACCGGACTCCGCGCCGGACGCGATCGCCCCGCAGGTCGGGCCGCGGTGTGCGTGGCCCCCGGAGGGCAGCCCAGGCGCAAGGGTGGGCGTCTCGCGGCCAGGGGCCCGCCTGTTCGGCCTCGGCGGTCTCCAGCGGTGCACCCGGCCCGCGGCTCCGCCGGGCTCCGTGCCGGACGCGATTGCTCGAACCCGATTCGCCGGACGTGTTCCAGGGGTGTGCCCCCCGGACACGCCTCCGCCCCGGCCGGGCTGCAGGAGCCGGACGGGGCGGAGGTACGGGGAGGGTGCGGGTCAGCTCAGGGACGCCAGGGTCTCGTTCCACGTCGTCGACGGGCGCATGACCTTCGCGGCCTTGGCCGGGTCGGGCTGGTAGTAGCCGCCGATGTCGGCCGGCTTGCCCTGGACGGCGTTCAGCTCCTCGACGATCTTCTGCTCGTTCGCGGCGAGCGACTCGGCGAGCGGGGCGAAGGCCTTCGCCAGGTCCGCGTCGTCGGTCTGCGCGGCCAGCTCCTGGGCCCAGTACAGGGACAGGTAGAAGTGGCTGCCGCGGTTGTCGATGCCGCCGACGCGACGGGTCGGGGACTTGTCCTCGTTGAGGAAGGTCGCCGTGGCGCGGTCGAGGGTGTCGGCGAGGACCTTGGCCTTGGAGTTGTTCGTGGCCGTCGCGTACTGCTCCAGGGACGGCACCAGCGCGAAGAACTCACCGAGGGAGTCCCAGCGCAGGTAGTTCTCCTTGACCAGCTGCTGGACGTGCTTCGGCGCGGAACCGCCGGCGCCCGTCTCGAACAGGCCGCCGCCCGCCATCAGCGGGACCACCGACAGCATCTTGGCGCTGGTGCCCAGCTCCAGGATCGGGAAGAGGTCGGTGAGGTAGTCACGCAGGACGTTGCCCGTCACCGAGATCGTGTCCTCGCCGCGGCGGATCCGCTCCACCGACAGCTTGGTCGCCTCGACCGGGTTGAGGATCCGGATGTCCAGGCCCTCGGTGTCGTGCTCCGCC is a genomic window containing:
- a CDS encoding N-formylglutamate amidohydrolase, with the translated sequence MPSFDLVPGAGGSPVILHVPHSSREIPDDVRAGIVLDDAALERELDDIVDAHTAELAEEAARLARRAPWLFVNRLSRLVVDPERFPDEREEMLAVGMGAVYTRTTRREELRPADTDPEPLLARCFRPYARAMTDAVAERLAAAGRAVVIDVHSYPSAPLPYELHGEGPRPPVCLGTDSFHTPPELLDAARKAFGAVGEVGLDSPFSGTYVPLEFYGREPRVSALMVEIRRDTYMSEPGGPAGPGLHALAQALAALVDALG